Proteins from one Pseudarthrobacter sp. BIM B-2242 genomic window:
- a CDS encoding universal stress protein, with product MAKGTEEKIIVGVDGSAASVEALRLGNRLAMGLGVRLEAWACWEYPAGYEGYLAMGVEGFARETEENLERALTEAFGAERPGHVTARLVHGSARTSLVDGSSHALMLVVGSRGHGGFTGLLLGSVSAACVHHAHCPVLVVHTPKPEKSL from the coding sequence ATGGCCAAAGGCACTGAAGAAAAGATCATCGTTGGCGTCGATGGTTCAGCGGCTTCCGTCGAGGCCCTCCGGCTGGGGAACCGCCTGGCCATGGGTCTTGGGGTTCGCCTTGAAGCCTGGGCGTGCTGGGAGTATCCGGCGGGGTACGAAGGCTACCTGGCGATGGGCGTGGAAGGGTTCGCCCGCGAAACCGAGGAGAATCTTGAGCGTGCGCTCACGGAAGCCTTCGGTGCGGAACGTCCCGGGCATGTCACTGCCAGGCTCGTGCACGGGTCCGCACGGACGTCATTGGTTGATGGCAGCAGCCACGCCCTGATGCTGGTGGTCGGAAGCCGCGGTCACGGCGGTTTCACAGGACTGCTGCTCGGGTCTGTCAGTGCTGCGTGTGTTCACCACGCGCACTGCCCCGTCCTCGTGGTGCACACACCCAAGCCGGAAAAATCATTGTGA
- a CDS encoding cation-transporting P-type ATPase has protein sequence MAQREGPPPSGPDATGLTSDRAAALLRESGPNVLPAAKPVPQWRKLVGELTHFFALMLWCAAVLAFVGGMPQLGAAIIVVVVVNGIFAHIQQERAQHATAKLRGLLPAEVSVLRDGHPRRIPASELVPGDAVILTAGDRVPADVVLVLGSGCALDESLLTGESDAVPKAAGEPAWGGTFLVNGEAEAVVTRTGADTRLAGIAKLTSGTVSPPTPLARELRRIVRLIAAVALAVAAVFFVVSLLVGIPWSAAFLFAIGVAVALVPEGLLPTVTLSLAMGAQRMAGHNALVRNLEAVETLGSTTFICTDKTGTLTQNRMNAVEVFTADGRVTVSGEGYGPVAEIGGTAVAAATRTALAARAASQGRAVLHGGEWRADGDPMEAALDVLARRLAPNAPGIAKPARRFAFDPRRRRESVVAGTTLFVKGAPESVLPLCGASADAAAEEVEAMASRGLRVIAVAARDLPGPLQDWLECRAEEAETDLVLLGLIALHDPPRQGVDEVIRTARDAGIRIGMITGDHPATAAAIAREIGLAGTPEVVLEGSQLPEDEQILGAMLDRDGIVVSRVSPEQKLRVARALQSRGHIVAMTGDGVNDGPALQEADIGVAMGLSGTDVAREASDLVLLDDHFGTIVAAIEQGRATYANIHRFLTYHLTDNVAELTPFIIWALSGGQFPLALGVLQILALDIGTDLLPALALGGEPPGKGVLKRPPERRHLMDRRLMFRVFCVLGPVEAAVSMTAFSVVLFAGGWTRGDQHDAGLLMTASGAAFTAVVLGQLANAFACRSATRPPWNQGWFTNRLLLWAVLAEIGALTVCLFVGPVSAALGHLPPPPIGFALAALAVPAVLAADGAHKRLRQAANSVR, from the coding sequence GTGGCGCAACGCGAGGGTCCGCCCCCGTCGGGGCCGGACGCGACCGGTTTGACCTCCGACCGTGCCGCCGCCCTGCTGCGGGAGTCGGGGCCAAACGTTCTGCCGGCGGCGAAACCGGTGCCTCAGTGGCGCAAGCTCGTGGGCGAGCTGACGCATTTCTTTGCCCTGATGCTTTGGTGCGCCGCTGTGCTGGCTTTCGTCGGCGGGATGCCGCAGCTGGGTGCTGCAATCATCGTGGTAGTGGTGGTCAACGGGATCTTCGCCCACATCCAGCAGGAACGCGCGCAGCACGCAACAGCTAAACTGCGCGGGCTGCTGCCGGCAGAGGTCTCTGTCCTCAGGGACGGGCACCCGCGGCGGATCCCCGCCAGCGAACTGGTCCCGGGGGACGCCGTTATCCTGACGGCGGGCGACAGGGTGCCGGCCGACGTCGTCCTGGTTCTTGGCTCAGGCTGCGCCCTGGATGAGTCCTTGCTGACAGGCGAAAGTGACGCCGTGCCGAAAGCCGCCGGCGAGCCTGCCTGGGGCGGGACATTCCTGGTCAATGGCGAGGCAGAGGCCGTCGTGACCCGCACCGGCGCGGACACCAGGCTGGCCGGCATTGCGAAGCTGACCAGCGGGACCGTATCTCCGCCAACCCCCCTGGCCCGCGAACTGCGCAGGATCGTCCGCCTCATAGCGGCTGTGGCACTGGCTGTCGCCGCGGTTTTCTTTGTTGTGTCGCTGCTGGTGGGCATCCCCTGGAGCGCTGCCTTCCTCTTCGCCATCGGCGTCGCCGTTGCTTTGGTCCCCGAAGGGCTCCTGCCGACCGTGACGCTGTCCCTTGCCATGGGGGCCCAACGGATGGCGGGGCACAACGCACTGGTCCGCAACCTGGAAGCGGTGGAAACCCTGGGGTCCACGACTTTCATCTGTACCGACAAGACAGGAACCCTGACGCAGAACCGGATGAACGCCGTCGAAGTCTTCACGGCGGACGGCAGGGTAACCGTGTCCGGGGAGGGGTACGGGCCGGTAGCTGAGATCGGCGGAACCGCGGTGGCAGCCGCAACGCGGACCGCGCTCGCAGCACGCGCAGCCTCCCAGGGCCGGGCCGTCCTGCATGGCGGGGAGTGGCGCGCTGACGGTGATCCGATGGAGGCCGCCCTTGACGTCCTGGCCCGCAGGCTTGCACCAAATGCCCCGGGGATTGCGAAGCCCGCCCGGCGGTTCGCGTTTGACCCGAGGCGCCGCCGGGAGTCAGTTGTGGCCGGTACAACCCTCTTTGTCAAAGGGGCGCCGGAATCAGTGCTGCCCCTTTGCGGCGCGTCCGCGGACGCTGCGGCGGAGGAAGTTGAAGCCATGGCTTCGCGCGGGCTGCGGGTCATAGCGGTGGCTGCGCGTGACCTGCCCGGACCTCTGCAGGACTGGCTGGAATGCCGGGCGGAGGAAGCCGAAACGGACCTTGTCCTGCTCGGGCTGATCGCCCTCCACGACCCGCCAAGGCAGGGCGTCGACGAGGTGATCCGGACCGCCCGGGACGCCGGCATCCGGATCGGCATGATCACGGGTGACCATCCGGCAACAGCCGCCGCCATCGCCCGCGAAATCGGACTTGCCGGAACACCGGAAGTGGTTCTGGAAGGATCGCAACTGCCCGAGGACGAACAGATCCTTGGCGCCATGCTGGACCGCGACGGCATTGTGGTGAGCCGGGTCTCCCCGGAACAAAAGCTCCGCGTAGCCAGGGCCCTGCAAAGCAGGGGCCACATCGTGGCCATGACCGGTGACGGTGTCAATGACGGTCCAGCCCTCCAGGAAGCCGACATCGGGGTGGCGATGGGCCTCAGCGGAACAGACGTTGCCCGTGAAGCCTCAGACCTGGTTCTCCTGGACGACCACTTCGGCACCATCGTGGCAGCAATCGAACAGGGCCGCGCCACCTACGCCAACATTCACCGATTTCTGACCTACCACCTGACGGACAACGTTGCCGAGCTGACGCCCTTCATCATCTGGGCACTCTCGGGCGGGCAGTTTCCCCTCGCCCTTGGCGTACTTCAGATCCTGGCCCTGGACATCGGCACCGATCTGCTGCCCGCCCTCGCCCTCGGCGGGGAACCGCCGGGGAAGGGAGTCCTCAAGCGGCCACCGGAAAGACGCCACCTGATGGACCGCCGGCTGATGTTCCGGGTGTTCTGCGTGCTGGGTCCGGTCGAAGCGGCGGTGTCCATGACGGCATTTTCGGTAGTGCTGTTCGCCGGCGGCTGGACGCGCGGGGACCAGCACGATGCCGGCCTGCTGATGACGGCTTCCGGCGCCGCCTTCACGGCCGTTGTTCTTGGCCAGCTGGCGAATGCCTTCGCCTGCCGAAGCGCCACCCGGCCGCCCTGGAACCAAGGCTGGTTCACGAACCGCCTGCTGCTCTGGGCGGTGCTCGCCGAAATTGGTGCCCTGACTGTGTGCCTCTTCGTTGGTCCCGTGTCCGCAGCGCTCGGGCACCTCCCGCCGCCGCCCATCGGATTCGCCCTCGCCGCGCTGGCAGTTCCTGCGGTCCTGGCCGCGGACGGGGCCCACAAGAGGCTAAGGCAGGCTGCCAACAGCGTGCGTTAG
- the ppsA gene encoding phosphoenolpyruvate synthase produces MADMTPTNSNHVVWFEDVGMDDVPAVGGKNASLGELTRSLMDAGVRVPEGFATTASAYRTFVAANGLEPRIRTSIGHYREGRATLRETGEFIRELILEGQFLPDIAAAIRDHYRALSERTGHARASVAVRSSAAAEDLPDASFAGQQETFLNISGERELLEACRRCYASLFTDRAISYREIKGFDHLEVALSVGVQRMVRSDLGASGVMFSIDTESGFPRSVLISAAWGLGETVVQGSINPDKYQVFKPLLADGHFMPIIEKTMGTKERKMVYSRGGHARTRTVETSEQERLSFVLTDSEIVTLARWAVAVEEHYGRPMDMEWARDGSTEELFMVQARPETVQARRSGSVFSVYHLRESGRLLAEGAAVGESIAHGLACVVRDAKDIDDFRDGSILVTRMTDPDWVPIMQRAAGIVTDHGGPTSHAAIVSRELGVPAVVGTGTGTSVLGNGAPITLSCAGGENGQVYAGTLAFDVEEVDLGTLPETRTAVMVNIASPSAAFQWWRLPAAGVGLARMEFIISNLIRIHPMALVHPERLTDPGEVERIRELAHAYPDLQEYFVNVLATGIGKIAAPYHPNPVIVRLSDFKSNEYAHLIGGGSFEVAEENPMLGFRGASRYYNERYREGFALECRALKRVREELGFANVIVMVPFCRTPHEADLVIKEMADNGPTRGENGLQVYMMCEIPSNVILAADFASRFDGFSIGSNDLTQLVLGVDRDSEQLAGLFDERDEAVTSMIAQVIDRAHAAGIKVGICGQGPSNHADFARFLVRQGIDSISLNPDTYLKTVPVIADAETSEP; encoded by the coding sequence ATGGCTGATATGACGCCGACGAACAGCAATCACGTGGTGTGGTTCGAGGACGTGGGAATGGACGACGTTCCTGCCGTCGGCGGCAAGAATGCGTCGCTGGGTGAACTGACCCGGTCGCTGATGGATGCCGGGGTCCGGGTGCCCGAGGGCTTCGCCACCACAGCCTCCGCTTACCGCACCTTTGTTGCCGCCAACGGCCTCGAACCGCGAATACGTACCTCGATCGGGCACTACCGCGAAGGCCGGGCAACCTTGCGCGAGACCGGGGAATTCATCCGGGAGCTCATCCTCGAAGGCCAGTTCCTACCCGACATCGCCGCCGCCATCAGGGACCACTACAGGGCATTGTCCGAACGCACTGGCCACGCCAGGGCCTCGGTGGCCGTACGCAGCAGCGCTGCGGCCGAAGACCTCCCGGACGCGAGCTTCGCCGGCCAGCAGGAAACGTTCCTGAACATTTCCGGGGAACGGGAACTCCTGGAGGCCTGCCGCCGGTGTTACGCCTCCCTGTTTACCGACCGGGCCATCTCCTACCGGGAAATCAAGGGGTTCGACCACCTGGAAGTAGCCCTGTCCGTAGGTGTGCAGCGGATGGTGCGCTCGGACCTGGGCGCATCCGGGGTGATGTTTTCCATCGATACGGAGTCCGGGTTCCCGCGCAGCGTCTTGATCAGCGCCGCGTGGGGGCTGGGCGAAACCGTGGTTCAGGGAAGCATCAATCCCGATAAATACCAGGTGTTCAAGCCTTTACTGGCTGACGGGCACTTTATGCCGATCATCGAAAAGACCATGGGCACCAAGGAACGCAAGATGGTCTACAGCCGCGGCGGGCATGCACGTACCAGGACCGTTGAAACCTCTGAGCAGGAGCGTCTTTCCTTTGTGCTCACCGACTCCGAGATTGTGACGCTAGCCCGCTGGGCAGTAGCCGTGGAGGAACACTACGGCCGCCCGATGGACATGGAGTGGGCCAGGGACGGTTCCACCGAAGAGCTCTTTATGGTGCAGGCCCGGCCGGAAACCGTCCAGGCGAGGCGCAGCGGCTCAGTCTTCAGCGTCTATCACCTCCGCGAGTCGGGCCGGCTCCTGGCGGAAGGGGCCGCAGTCGGCGAATCCATTGCGCACGGCCTCGCCTGTGTGGTGCGGGACGCCAAAGACATCGACGATTTCCGGGACGGCTCAATTCTGGTCACGCGGATGACCGATCCTGACTGGGTGCCCATCATGCAACGCGCCGCCGGCATCGTCACCGACCACGGCGGCCCCACGAGCCACGCCGCGATCGTCAGCAGGGAACTGGGGGTGCCCGCCGTTGTGGGTACCGGCACCGGCACCTCGGTGCTCGGTAACGGGGCACCAATTACGCTGTCGTGTGCCGGGGGAGAGAACGGGCAGGTCTACGCGGGCACGCTGGCTTTCGACGTCGAGGAGGTTGACCTCGGGACGCTGCCTGAGACGCGGACCGCCGTTATGGTCAACATCGCCAGTCCTTCCGCAGCCTTTCAGTGGTGGCGCCTGCCGGCGGCGGGCGTGGGCCTGGCGAGGATGGAATTCATCATCAGCAACCTCATCCGGATCCATCCGATGGCGCTGGTCCACCCGGAACGGCTTACCGACCCCGGTGAGGTTGAGCGCATCAGGGAACTCGCCCACGCTTACCCCGACTTACAGGAGTACTTCGTCAACGTGCTCGCTACGGGCATCGGAAAGATCGCGGCGCCCTACCACCCCAACCCCGTGATTGTGAGGCTGAGCGACTTCAAAAGCAACGAGTATGCCCACCTGATCGGAGGCGGCTCCTTCGAGGTTGCCGAGGAGAATCCCATGCTGGGCTTCCGCGGCGCATCGCGCTACTACAACGAGCGCTACCGGGAAGGATTCGCCCTGGAGTGCCGGGCACTGAAGCGCGTGCGCGAGGAACTCGGGTTTGCGAACGTCATCGTTATGGTTCCGTTCTGCCGGACACCCCACGAGGCGGACCTGGTGATCAAGGAAATGGCGGACAACGGGCCGACCCGCGGCGAGAACGGACTGCAGGTGTACATGATGTGCGAGATCCCCTCCAACGTCATCCTTGCCGCGGACTTTGCCAGCCGCTTTGACGGCTTCTCCATAGGTTCCAATGACCTGACCCAGCTTGTTCTCGGCGTGGACCGGGACTCCGAGCAGTTGGCGGGGCTGTTCGATGAACGGGACGAAGCTGTCACATCGATGATTGCCCAGGTCATCGACCGGGCGCATGCAGCAGGAATCAAGGTGGGGATCTGCGGCCAGGGACCAAGCAATCACGCCGACTTCGCCCGCTTCCTCGTCAGGCAGGGCATTGACTCCATCTCCCTCAACCCGGACACCTACCTCAAGACCGTGCCGGTCATAGCCGACGCCGAGACGTCCGAGCCATGA
- a CDS encoding 6-phosphofructokinase, translating to MRLGILTSGGDCPGINAVIRGAVLRGVITYGYEFVGFRDGWRGVLDRDLVPLPRQAVRGLARLGGTILGTSRTNPLKNGGIETVRSSLQELGVDGLVAIGGEGTLAAAQELAYAGIKVIGVPKTIDNDLDATDVTFGFDTAVQTATEAIDRLRTTGESHHRCMIAEVMGRNAGWIALHSGMASGAHAILIPEQRVPLTQVARWVQSAHHRGRAPLVVVAEAFVPEGREAPYSPRGLDTFGRPRLGGISLLLEQELQSMTGIETRATILGHIQRGGAPTAFDRVLATRLGMAAVASAAEGRWGTMVSLRGTSIVNVGFEAALGRLKTVPEDRYQEAAVLFG from the coding sequence ATGCGCCTCGGCATCCTGACCAGCGGCGGTGACTGCCCGGGAATTAATGCCGTGATCCGTGGTGCCGTGCTGCGGGGAGTCATAACTTACGGCTATGAGTTTGTCGGGTTCCGCGACGGCTGGCGGGGGGTGCTTGACCGGGACCTGGTCCCGCTGCCGCGCCAGGCCGTTCGGGGGCTCGCCCGCCTGGGCGGGACCATCCTGGGTACTTCGCGCACCAACCCGCTCAAGAACGGTGGGATAGAGACGGTGCGCAGCAGCCTTCAGGAGCTTGGCGTGGATGGTCTGGTCGCCATCGGGGGAGAGGGCACACTGGCGGCAGCACAGGAACTGGCATACGCGGGGATTAAGGTGATCGGCGTTCCGAAAACCATCGACAACGACCTTGATGCCACCGATGTCACGTTCGGGTTCGACACGGCAGTCCAGACGGCGACAGAGGCCATCGACAGGCTCCGCACGACCGGCGAGTCGCATCACCGCTGCATGATCGCCGAAGTAATGGGCCGGAACGCCGGCTGGATCGCCCTGCATTCGGGGATGGCGTCCGGAGCGCACGCCATTCTCATCCCGGAGCAGAGGGTTCCCTTGACGCAGGTGGCCCGGTGGGTGCAGTCCGCGCACCACCGCGGACGGGCACCACTGGTGGTGGTGGCGGAGGCCTTCGTCCCTGAAGGCCGGGAGGCGCCGTATTCGCCCCGGGGCCTGGACACTTTTGGCAGGCCCCGGCTCGGCGGGATCAGCCTGCTGCTGGAACAGGAGTTGCAGTCGATGACCGGAATCGAGACCAGGGCAACCATCCTGGGGCACATTCAGCGAGGTGGCGCACCGACAGCTTTTGACAGGGTCCTGGCGACCCGGCTGGGGATGGCGGCCGTGGCGTCGGCAGCGGAAGGCCGGTGGGGAACCATGGTCTCCCTGCGGGGCACCAGCATTGTGAACGTCGGTTTCGAAGCTGCGCTTGGCCGGCTTAAGACCGTGCCGGAGGACCGCTACCAGGAGGCAGCGGTCCTCTTCGGTTGA
- a CDS encoding Hsp20/alpha crystallin family protein: MADLMKWFDTRRSPVEMIERLFEGDTAASGIRVEESIEGNTLVVRAELPGIDPEKDVSVSIVDGALEIRAERREQSEQKEKNSYRSEFRYGSFVRRLALPEGVQGDDITASYKDGVLEVRTPVPEKAQQPPARKIEITRG, encoded by the coding sequence ATGGCTGATTTGATGAAATGGTTTGACACCCGGCGCTCCCCCGTCGAGATGATTGAAAGGCTGTTCGAAGGTGACACCGCGGCCTCGGGGATCCGGGTCGAGGAGTCAATTGAAGGCAATACCCTGGTGGTCCGGGCTGAACTGCCGGGCATCGATCCCGAGAAGGATGTCAGCGTTTCCATCGTTGACGGGGCTTTGGAGATCAGGGCCGAGCGCAGGGAACAGTCTGAGCAGAAGGAAAAGAACAGCTACAGGTCCGAGTTCCGGTACGGCTCATTCGTCCGCCGGCTGGCCCTGCCTGAGGGCGTCCAGGGCGATGACATCACCGCCTCGTATAAGGACGGCGTGCTGGAGGTCAGGACTCCCGTTCCGGAGAAAGCCCAGCAGCCGCCCGCGCGGAAGATCGAAATCACCCGGGGCTGA
- a CDS encoding pyridoxamine 5'-phosphate oxidase family protein, whose protein sequence is MSNSTSESHAEVLGPADCWQYLRSSYIGRLAVINGAVPEIFPVNFAVVEETVVFRTAPGTKLRALLSGTAVAFEVDGLNPYGTEVWSVVVKGEPGAFSGDPASLQEAGPDREPWQAGLKEHLVQIHPAEISGRRFAVSPRTRWWPPQDFSADWL, encoded by the coding sequence ATGAGCAACTCCACCTCAGAGTCGCACGCCGAAGTTCTCGGACCGGCTGACTGCTGGCAGTACCTGCGGTCCTCCTACATCGGGCGGCTGGCTGTGATCAACGGTGCGGTCCCGGAGATCTTTCCGGTGAACTTTGCGGTCGTCGAAGAAACGGTGGTCTTCCGCACAGCGCCCGGCACGAAACTCCGTGCTCTCCTCAGCGGCACTGCCGTGGCCTTCGAGGTGGACGGTTTGAACCCCTACGGCACCGAAGTGTGGAGCGTTGTGGTCAAAGGGGAGCCGGGAGCCTTCAGCGGGGATCCGGCGAGTCTGCAGGAAGCCGGACCCGACCGCGAACCGTGGCAGGCCGGCCTCAAGGAGCATCTGGTGCAGATCCACCCGGCAGAGATTTCGGGCCGGCGGTTTGCGGTGTCTCCGCGGACGCGCTGGTGGCCGCCGCAGGACTTTTCGGCCGACTGGCTCTAG
- a CDS encoding HAD-IC family P-type ATPase → MTLSAPSGLTAGDVRERTLAGLANGAPEESSRSLWRILRSNVLTLFNGIVGGCFLLLLLLGQWKDALFGFAALSNAVIGVVQEYRAKRLLDQLAVLDAPQARVLRDGRVQEIAVADVVMDDICVLQAGDQVVADAVIIDDDGLEIDESVLTGESEPVGKDKGSPVLSGSSVSAGQGRARVVAVGAGSYASRLTAEAKRFSLVNSEIRNAINRVLRWISWALLPVVAIITNGQMQAKGGWEAAFRTGAWEEALVGAVGAAIAMIPLGLVLMTSVAFAVGGARLARLNVLVQELAAVEGLARVDVLCIDKTGTLTEGRVVFDDVHDTGLHATGQELPRGWREALGWFGSDPHANATARCLAPAFAFDGGAAPAAVVPFSSARKWSAASFDRPHAAAGTWVLGAPDMVFAAGSLSGAPSEALLGQARRLASLGLRTLVLAYTPHMLPGEDDDDVRLPAGLAAATLLTFREKVRPDAARTLAYFRQQGVDVKVLSGDDPRTVTAVAREVGLDVGAGYDARQLPSDPHRLEETLDSFSVFGRVTPAQKRDMVLALQRMGHTVAMTGDGVNDALALKEADIGIAMDTAAPATKAVARLVLLDGRFNRLPAVLAEGRQVIANIERVSVLFLSKTTYAVCLSVIFGALMWSYPFLPRQLSATDGLTIGIPAFFLALMGNARRYRPGFLRRSLSLAIPAGIIVAAAVIAVQAYAMAAGGFSAGANRTASVLTLTLVALTILTAVSRPVSGLRLAVVAAMATGVVLLMTVPLLTDFFMLEWPPPGLLAASLTASAAAILAVLVLNRMHARRYPADHATEPPV, encoded by the coding sequence ATGACCCTGTCCGCGCCGTCCGGCCTCACCGCAGGGGACGTGCGGGAGCGGACGCTCGCCGGTCTTGCCAACGGTGCACCGGAGGAATCAAGCCGAAGCCTGTGGCGGATCCTTCGGTCCAACGTGCTGACGTTGTTCAACGGCATTGTTGGCGGTTGCTTCCTGCTTCTGCTCCTTCTGGGCCAGTGGAAGGATGCGCTGTTCGGCTTTGCCGCGCTCAGCAACGCCGTTATTGGCGTTGTCCAGGAATACCGCGCCAAGAGGCTCCTGGACCAGCTCGCCGTCCTGGATGCCCCGCAGGCCAGGGTGCTGCGCGATGGCAGGGTCCAGGAAATTGCCGTTGCTGACGTGGTCATGGATGACATCTGTGTACTGCAGGCCGGTGACCAGGTTGTAGCGGACGCCGTCATCATCGATGACGACGGCCTGGAGATCGACGAGTCGGTCCTCACCGGGGAATCTGAACCGGTCGGCAAGGACAAGGGCTCGCCCGTCCTGTCCGGATCCTCCGTTTCGGCAGGCCAGGGACGGGCACGGGTGGTCGCCGTCGGGGCCGGCTCGTACGCCAGCCGGCTCACCGCCGAAGCCAAGCGGTTTTCCCTGGTCAATTCGGAAATCCGCAACGCCATCAACCGCGTCCTCCGCTGGATCAGCTGGGCCCTTCTACCCGTTGTGGCCATCATCACCAACGGCCAGATGCAGGCCAAAGGCGGCTGGGAGGCTGCGTTCAGGACCGGCGCCTGGGAAGAGGCGCTCGTCGGGGCGGTGGGTGCTGCCATCGCCATGATCCCGCTGGGCCTGGTACTCATGACCAGCGTGGCGTTCGCCGTGGGCGGTGCGCGGCTGGCCCGCCTCAACGTGCTGGTCCAGGAGCTCGCAGCCGTGGAGGGGCTGGCCCGCGTGGACGTCCTATGCATCGACAAGACGGGCACCCTCACCGAGGGCAGGGTGGTCTTCGACGACGTTCACGACACTGGCCTTCACGCCACGGGACAGGAGCTTCCCCGGGGATGGCGGGAGGCCCTGGGATGGTTCGGCTCCGACCCCCACGCCAATGCCACCGCCCGCTGCCTGGCACCCGCTTTCGCCTTCGACGGCGGCGCAGCACCGGCCGCCGTCGTTCCGTTTTCGTCTGCACGGAAATGGAGCGCCGCCAGTTTCGACCGCCCGCACGCCGCCGCCGGAACATGGGTCCTTGGGGCCCCGGACATGGTGTTCGCTGCCGGCAGCCTGTCCGGCGCGCCCAGTGAGGCGCTCCTGGGTCAGGCCCGCCGGCTGGCATCCCTGGGTTTGCGCACCCTGGTGCTGGCATACACGCCCCACATGCTCCCCGGCGAGGACGACGACGACGTCCGTCTGCCCGCCGGGCTGGCTGCTGCCACCCTCCTGACGTTCCGCGAAAAAGTGCGTCCGGACGCGGCCCGTACCCTCGCCTACTTCCGGCAGCAAGGTGTCGACGTCAAGGTCCTCTCCGGCGACGACCCCCGGACGGTAACTGCCGTGGCACGGGAGGTGGGGCTCGACGTTGGTGCCGGCTACGATGCACGGCAACTGCCCTCCGACCCGCATCGGCTGGAAGAAACGCTGGACAGCTTTTCCGTATTCGGCCGCGTCACGCCAGCACAAAAGAGGGACATGGTCCTGGCGCTGCAGAGAATGGGCCACACCGTCGCCATGACGGGAGACGGCGTTAATGACGCCCTCGCCCTCAAGGAAGCGGATATCGGGATAGCCATGGACACCGCCGCGCCGGCCACCAAAGCGGTGGCCCGCCTGGTGCTCCTGGACGGACGTTTCAACCGGCTTCCCGCCGTCCTCGCCGAAGGCCGCCAGGTCATCGCCAACATTGAACGGGTCTCGGTGCTGTTCCTCAGCAAAACAACCTACGCGGTCTGCCTCTCAGTGATCTTCGGAGCACTCATGTGGAGTTATCCGTTCCTGCCCCGGCAGCTCTCCGCCACGGACGGCCTCACCATCGGCATCCCGGCGTTCTTCCTGGCTCTGATGGGCAACGCCCGGCGCTACAGGCCGGGATTTCTGCGGCGCTCGCTGTCCCTGGCCATCCCGGCAGGAATTATTGTGGCGGCAGCGGTCATCGCCGTCCAGGCGTACGCCATGGCAGCGGGCGGCTTCAGTGCCGGCGCGAACCGGACAGCATCGGTGCTGACACTTACCCTGGTGGCCCTGACGATTCTGACGGCCGTCAGCCGCCCCGTCAGCGGCCTCCGTTTGGCTGTCGTCGCCGCCATGGCCACAGGGGTTGTCCTGCTGATGACCGTCCCGCTCCTGACGGATTTCTTTATGCTGGAATGGCCTCCGCCCGGGCTCCTGGCCGCTTCCCTGACGGCCTCGGCCGCCGCCATCCTGGCCGTGCTCGTGCTGAACCGGATGCACGCACGCAGGTACCCGGCCGATCACGCCACTGAGCCCCCCGTCTAG
- a CDS encoding zinc-dependent alcohol dehydrogenase family protein: MKAIVYGGPGKKSWTDVPDPAIRNPADAIVKVDTTTICGTDLHILKGDVPAVTEGRILGHEGVGTITEVGSSVTSLKPGDRVIISCIKSCGHCANCKVGLYSHCMGEEGAAGIGWVFGHVIDGTQAEYVRVPYAENSLHLLPPGVSDEQAVMLSDILPTGFEIGVQYGRVKPGDTVAVVGAGPVGLAAIATAGLYGAASIIALDLDRNRLEKSREFGATDVVLSGDADWKEQVLGLTDGQGVDVAIEAVGIPETFSMCTEIVRPGGNVANVGVHGKSVELHVENLWIQNINISMGLVNANTTPMLLKLVAQKKLPAEKFATHRFRFDEFMDAYDTFARAAETNALKVVISA, encoded by the coding sequence ATGAAAGCTATCGTTTACGGCGGCCCGGGAAAGAAGTCCTGGACAGATGTGCCCGATCCGGCGATCCGGAACCCCGCCGACGCCATCGTAAAGGTGGACACCACTACCATCTGCGGGACGGATCTGCACATTCTCAAGGGCGACGTGCCGGCCGTGACGGAAGGAAGAATACTGGGCCACGAAGGCGTGGGCACCATCACGGAGGTCGGTTCGTCGGTGACCAGCCTCAAACCGGGAGACCGCGTCATCATCTCGTGCATCAAGTCCTGCGGTCACTGCGCCAACTGCAAGGTTGGCCTCTATTCACACTGCATGGGTGAGGAGGGAGCCGCGGGCATCGGCTGGGTGTTCGGCCATGTGATTGACGGTACCCAGGCTGAATACGTGCGGGTTCCCTACGCAGAAAACTCGCTGCATCTCCTACCGCCCGGGGTGAGCGACGAGCAGGCCGTTATGTTGTCCGACATCCTCCCCACGGGCTTTGAAATCGGTGTCCAGTACGGCCGCGTGAAGCCAGGCGACACAGTGGCGGTGGTGGGTGCGGGCCCGGTGGGGCTCGCCGCCATCGCCACGGCGGGACTCTACGGGGCAGCAAGCATCATCGCGCTGGACCTCGACCGCAACCGGCTGGAGAAGTCCCGGGAATTCGGAGCCACGGACGTTGTGCTTTCAGGCGACGCCGACTGGAAGGAACAGGTGCTGGGACTCACCGACGGCCAGGGCGTGGACGTGGCCATCGAGGCAGTGGGCATTCCGGAGACGTTCAGCATGTGTACGGAGATCGTCCGGCCGGGCGGCAATGTCGCCAACGTCGGGGTCCACGGCAAGTCCGTGGAACTCCATGTGGAGAACCTCTGGATCCAGAACATCAACATCAGCATGGGGCTCGTGAACGCAAACACCACACCCATGCTGCTGAAGCTCGTGGCCCAGAAGAAGCTGCCGGCCGAAAAGTTCGCAACGCACCGCTTCCGTTTCGACGAATTCATGGATGCCTATGACACCTTCGCCAGGGCAGCAGAGACAAACGCCTTGAAGGTGGTCATCTCGGCATGA